One window from the genome of Acuticoccus sp. I52.16.1 encodes:
- a CDS encoding class I SAM-dependent methyltransferase, whose translation MHLDVGQLSAFYLTPLGRIARQIVSAEVRSVWPDVRGERVVGLGHATPYLRPFLGEAERVVSVMPAAEGVLHWPPEGPNVTSLAYEDRLPLPDNSIDKLLIIHLLETTKDPHEVLREAWRVLVPAGRVLVFVPYRAGAWARADWTPMGLGRPFSRAQLARVMDACWLEPKDLRRCLYVPPTSTRFVLGSARAWERIGKRVIPRFAGLVALEGHKTLTRGIPARSRKLADLVPTLSPVPKPAASVAHPHEDDAGAPGAGRDYCAPGAGHSCIGIGSSSVSRPLSTKVP comes from the coding sequence ATGCACCTCGACGTCGGGCAGTTGAGTGCATTCTACCTGACGCCGCTGGGGCGGATCGCACGGCAGATCGTGTCGGCGGAAGTGCGTTCGGTGTGGCCGGACGTGCGCGGCGAGCGCGTCGTCGGTCTCGGCCACGCGACGCCCTATCTGCGCCCCTTCCTGGGCGAGGCGGAGCGGGTCGTCTCGGTCATGCCGGCGGCGGAGGGGGTGCTGCACTGGCCGCCGGAGGGCCCCAACGTCACGTCCCTCGCCTACGAGGACCGGCTGCCGCTGCCGGACAACTCGATCGACAAGCTCCTCATCATCCACCTGCTGGAGACCACGAAGGATCCGCACGAGGTGCTGCGCGAGGCATGGCGCGTGCTGGTGCCGGCGGGTCGGGTGCTGGTCTTCGTCCCCTACCGCGCCGGCGCCTGGGCGCGGGCCGACTGGACACCGATGGGCCTCGGCCGCCCGTTCTCGCGCGCGCAGCTCGCCCGGGTGATGGACGCCTGCTGGCTGGAGCCGAAGGACCTGCGCCGCTGCCTCTACGTGCCGCCGACGAGTACGCGCTTCGTGCTCGGCTCGGCTCGGGCGTGGGAGCGGATCGGCAAGCGCGTCATCCCGCGGTTCGCCGGGCTCGTCGCCCTCGAGGGGCACAAGACGCTGACCCGCGGCATCCCCGCCCGCTCCCGCAAGCTCGCCGACCTGGTTCCGACACTCTCGCCCGTGCCCAAGCCCGCCGCGAGCGTCGCCCATCCGCACGAGGACGACGCGGGCGCGCCGGGCGCCGGGCGCGACTATTGCGCGCCGGGGGCCGGGCACTCCTGCATCGGCATCGGCTCCAGCTCGGTCAGCCGGCCGCTCAGCACGAAGGTGCCGTAG
- a CDS encoding EipB family protein, with product MSVLVGRARPAPSAGRLARAGLVRGAGGVALALVVAGPTAAAAPDAALVPHRAVYDLTLARVEPSVSILSVNGTLVYELEGSACDGYTVTSTFQTNTVDREGEMSRTDLRTSTYETLSPAEFHFLNQTFLAGDGQTVIDGQARGTPSGTIVELSKPKMGRYDLARAIFPTQHTRLVLTAAANGERVLEVPMFDGGGTADTVYDTTTVIGPPTMGLPDASQRERAAFAALGDADERATYTTSISYFDQAGENGETVPDYVISFRMMDNGISYNATFDYGTFVLSGRLTELEPMPMQECPAPGAQ from the coding sequence ATGTCCGTTCTCGTTGGCCGCGCTCGTCCGGCTCCCTCCGCTGGTCGCCTCGCCCGCGCCGGTCTGGTGCGCGGGGCGGGAGGCGTGGCGCTGGCGCTCGTCGTGGCCGGGCCGACCGCCGCCGCGGCGCCGGATGCGGCCCTCGTCCCGCACCGCGCCGTCTACGATCTGACGCTCGCGCGGGTGGAGCCCAGCGTATCGATCCTTTCGGTCAACGGCACTCTGGTCTACGAGCTGGAGGGGTCGGCCTGCGACGGCTACACGGTCACCTCCACCTTCCAGACCAACACGGTGGACCGGGAGGGCGAGATGTCGCGCACGGACCTGCGCACCTCGACCTACGAGACGCTGAGCCCGGCCGAGTTCCACTTCCTCAACCAGACCTTCCTCGCCGGCGACGGGCAGACGGTGATCGACGGGCAGGCCCGCGGCACGCCGTCTGGCACCATCGTCGAGCTGTCCAAGCCGAAGATGGGCCGCTACGATCTGGCTCGGGCGATCTTTCCGACGCAGCACACCCGTCTGGTGCTCACCGCGGCGGCCAACGGCGAGCGTGTCCTCGAGGTGCCGATGTTCGACGGTGGCGGCACGGCCGACACCGTCTACGACACGACGACCGTCATCGGCCCGCCGACGATGGGCCTCCCCGACGCCAGCCAGCGCGAGCGCGCCGCCTTCGCCGCCCTCGGCGACGCGGACGAGCGGGCGACCTACACCACCTCGATCTCCTACTTCGACCAGGCCGGCGAGAATGGCGAGACCGTGCCCGACTACGTCATCTCGTTCCGCATGATGGACAACGGCATCTCCTACAACGCCACGTTCGACTACGGCACCTTCGTGCTGAGCGGCCGGCTGACCGAGCTGGAGCCGATGCCGATGCAGGAGTGCCCGGCCCCCGGCGCGCAATAG
- a CDS encoding RidA family protein, producing the protein MSQVEQKLAEMDLALPEAGAPAGSYVPTVRTGNLLFVSGQVSVDAEGTMIKGRCGETMGVEEGQAAAQRCALAILAHTKAAIGSLDKVSRIVKLNGFVNSSPAFGDHPKVINGASDLMLELFGDKGKHARAAVGVANLPFGVAVEVEAVIEVAS; encoded by the coding sequence ATGTCCCAAGTCGAACAGAAGCTGGCGGAGATGGATCTCGCCCTTCCCGAGGCCGGCGCCCCGGCGGGCTCGTACGTGCCGACGGTGCGCACCGGCAACCTGCTCTTCGTTTCCGGCCAGGTGTCGGTCGACGCCGAGGGCACGATGATCAAGGGCCGCTGCGGCGAGACCATGGGCGTCGAGGAAGGCCAGGCGGCAGCGCAGCGCTGCGCGCTGGCGATCCTGGCGCACACCAAGGCCGCCATCGGCAGCCTCGACAAGGTGTCGCGGATCGTGAAGCTGAACGGCTTCGTGAACTCCTCGCCCGCGTTCGGCGACCACCCCAAGGTGATCAACGGCGCGTCCGACCTGATGCTCGAGCTGTTCGGCGACAAGGGCAAGCATGCCCGCGCCGCCGTCGGCGTCGCCAACCTGCCGTTCGGTGTGGCGGTCGAGGTCGAGGCGGTCATCGAGGTCGCATCATAA
- a CDS encoding glycerophosphodiester phosphodiesterase family protein: MLRRPVAHRGLHGAAQVENTLGAVEDAIDAGYAVEVDLQLTVDGGLVVTHDETLDRMTAERGRIAERTLDELRAITITGSSETFSSLTDLLALTAGRAPLFLEAKAPVGQAAKASMAGVIARALGQYGGAAAVMTFDPDLLALLRSALPDTPLGILAGGEEHGSLVSRFGRDMLLHTPRTKPDFVGYYATALPHPGPALARRRGRPVLAWTVRSQAEAQRLSRHVDQIIFEDFRA, from the coding sequence TTGCTGCGTCGTCCGGTCGCGCATCGCGGCCTGCACGGCGCCGCGCAGGTCGAGAACACGCTGGGCGCGGTCGAGGACGCGATCGACGCGGGCTACGCGGTCGAGGTCGACCTGCAGCTCACGGTCGACGGCGGCCTCGTCGTCACCCACGACGAGACGCTCGACCGCATGACCGCCGAGCGCGGACGCATCGCCGAGCGCACGCTGGACGAGCTGCGCGCCATCACCATCACCGGCTCGAGCGAGACCTTCTCCTCGCTCACCGACCTGCTGGCGCTCACCGCCGGCCGCGCGCCGCTCTTCCTGGAGGCCAAGGCCCCGGTGGGACAGGCGGCGAAGGCTTCGATGGCGGGCGTCATCGCGCGCGCGCTCGGCCAGTATGGCGGCGCGGCGGCGGTGATGACCTTCGATCCCGACCTCCTCGCCCTCCTGCGCTCGGCGTTGCCGGACACGCCCCTCGGCATCCTGGCGGGCGGCGAGGAACACGGCTCGCTGGTCTCGCGCTTCGGGCGCGACATGCTGCTGCACACGCCCCGCACCAAGCCCGATTTCGTCGGCTACTATGCCACCGCGCTGCCCCACCCCGGCCCCGCCCTCGCGCGGCGGCGCGGGCGGCCGGTGCTGGCATGGACCGTGCGTTCGCAGGCCGAGGCGCAGCGGCTTTCGCGGCATGTCGACCAGATCATCTTCGAAGATTTTCGCGCCTGA
- a CDS encoding GNAT family N-acetyltransferase — MPTMTVEATGSLDTVDREDWDALANPGWRVGDGGRVTGGGAHAFNPFVAYDFLRALEDAGCVGGRSGWYPRHLLVRGAEGGLVGAAPAYLKTHSKGEYVFDYGWADAFERAGGRYYPKLQVSVPFTPAQGPRLLVGDGTAESRRFVARALVALADEVDASSVHATFLQPEDVAAMEAEDYLLRVDTQFHFTNDGYATPDDFLAALASRKRKQVKRERRDALADGIAIRWLVGDEITEAHWDAFYEFYTDTGSRKWGRPYLNREFFSLLGQRLGHSVCLILAEREGRPIAGALNLIGSETLFGRYWGCTEDHPFLHFEVCYYQAIDFAIAHKLKRVEAGAQGGHKLARGYEPTQTVSAHYIDHPGLRGAVAHYLEAERREVDMHQHYLEAALPFRKDGGRCE, encoded by the coding sequence ATGCCAACCATGACCGTCGAGGCCACGGGCAGTCTGGACACCGTCGACAGGGAGGACTGGGACGCACTCGCCAATCCGGGCTGGCGCGTCGGCGACGGCGGCCGCGTCACCGGCGGCGGCGCGCACGCCTTCAACCCCTTCGTCGCCTACGATTTCCTGCGCGCGCTGGAGGACGCCGGCTGCGTCGGCGGGCGCAGCGGCTGGTATCCGCGCCATCTCCTCGTCCGCGGGGCGGAGGGCGGGCTCGTCGGCGCCGCCCCGGCCTACCTGAAGACCCACTCCAAGGGCGAGTACGTCTTCGACTACGGCTGGGCCGACGCGTTCGAGCGCGCCGGCGGGCGCTATTATCCCAAGCTCCAGGTCTCGGTGCCGTTCACGCCGGCCCAGGGGCCGCGGCTGCTCGTGGGTGACGGGACGGCCGAGTCGCGCCGGTTCGTCGCCCGCGCGCTGGTGGCACTCGCGGACGAAGTGGACGCGTCCTCCGTCCACGCGACCTTCCTGCAGCCGGAGGACGTCGCGGCGATGGAGGCGGAGGACTACCTCCTGCGCGTCGACACGCAGTTCCACTTCACCAACGACGGCTATGCGACGCCGGACGACTTCCTCGCGGCCCTCGCCTCGCGCAAGCGCAAGCAGGTGAAGCGCGAGCGGCGCGACGCGCTGGCCGACGGCATCGCCATCCGCTGGCTCGTCGGCGACGAGATCACCGAAGCGCATTGGGACGCCTTCTACGAGTTCTACACGGACACCGGGTCGCGCAAGTGGGGCCGGCCCTACCTCAATCGCGAGTTCTTCTCGCTGCTGGGGCAGCGGCTCGGCCATTCGGTCTGCCTGATTCTCGCCGAGCGGGAGGGGCGGCCGATCGCCGGCGCGCTCAACCTCATCGGCTCGGAGACGCTGTTCGGGCGCTACTGGGGCTGCACCGAGGACCACCCCTTCCTGCACTTCGAGGTCTGTTATTATCAGGCGATCGACTTCGCCATCGCGCACAAGCTGAAGCGGGTGGAGGCGGGGGCGCAGGGCGGCCACAAGCTCGCCCGCGGCTACGAGCCGACGCAGACCGTCTCGGCCCACTACATCGACCACCCGGGCCTCAGGGGCGCCGTCGCGCATTACCTGGAGGCGGAACGGCGCGAGGTGGACATGCACCAGCACTACCTCGAGGCGGCGCTTCCCTTCCGCAAGGACGGCGGCCGCTGCGAGTAG